TCGTGACGACGGCCGAATCGAGCTTGGCGTAGACTTCGGCGGCGTTGATCTCGGTCTGATCGCGGAACTCCTTTCCGTCGACGACGATGATCAGCGGCAGCACGAACACATGTTCGTGAGCGTGCAGGTATTCATCCGTCAGATTGGCGGCTGAATCGGTGATGACGGCGGTCTTGACCATGACGAACCTCCCGGATTCGATGCGTCGCGATCGGCGCAAAGTACTATGTCACACATAATACTCTACCAAACGGACGGCGATCTGTCAACACAAGTTCATCCATCCGGGGCGACTTCACGAAATCTCCACAATCCGCGGCGGCGAAGATCATGGTTGTGCATTCGCCCGGAATGTGCTAAAATGAAAGCGAACGCAAGGAGGAGATTCGTTTGCACGCAAAACGCATACTCATGGCATTGCTCGTTCCATGGATCGTCGCGACCCTGGCCGCCTGTGCCCGCACGGTTCCCGCCGGCCATCTCGACGGACTCGTCAGCCGGCAGGGGCTGGGTTACGAACTGTATGTCCCGGAATCCTACGACGGCGAAACGGAACTGCCGCTCCTTCTGCTTCTCCACGGCGGCGGACAGACCGCCGCGGCGATCGCGTCGCTTTCGCGGATGGACGACTACGCCGAACTGCGCGACGTCGTCGTGGTCTATCCGGAGCAGTCGGTCGAGGCCAACCCGGGACGCTACTGGAACTGGTTCCTGCCCGAGAACCAGACACGCGGCGAAGGCGAGCCGGAAATGCTCGCCGACCTCGTCCGCGAGGTCTCCGACGCGTATCGGATCGACCGCGACCGGATCGCGGTCGCCGGCTTCTCCGCCGGTGGCTGCATGGCGATCACCCTCGGGATCCTTTATCCGGATCTCTTCGATGGAATCGCGACGACGGGCGCCGTCGCCTTCGGCGTCGCGAACGACGCGGTCTCCGCCAACGAGGCGATCGCCGGGACGCTACCCGCGATCGACCAAACGATCGACGCCGCCTACGCGGCGATGCCCGCGGAGTTCCGAAGGCCGGTTCGTGCTCTCCTCTTTCACGGCGACGCCGACCAGCGCGTCGACTTCGTCAACCTCGCGTTCGCGACGGACGTCCTCGTCGGGCTGAACGCGCGAATCGATCAGACGTTCCCGATCGGCTTTTCGGAGACCGAACGGATCGTGGGCGAGGGCAGACTCGCGTTCACGGTGGACATCTATCACGGGGACGGCGCCATGATCCAGGTTTATGCCGTCGAGGGAATGGCCCACCGCTGGCCGGGGGCGCCCTCGTCCGAGACCTACGGCGACCCGCTCGCGCCGGATTTCTCCGAACTGGCGCTCGCGTTCCTCTTCCCCGCGTCCTGAGAGAAAAAATAACGACCATGGCCGATTCGGCACATGGTCGTTTTGATTGCGGATGGTGAAGCCAGAGGGGCTTGAACCCCCGACCCCCTGCACGTCAGGCAGGTGCTCTCCCACTGAGCTATGGCTCCGCACGCACTATTATTATACTATAAAGAAAAAGGATTTCAAGCAAAATATCTCGCGTCCGATCACTTTTTTGAACATGCGGAGGAAGGGCGCGATCTCGCCCGCCGCGAGCATGCGAAGCGCCCGTCCGCGGTTCCGCCGGACGGGCGCTCCTGCTTCAGGCGACGGTGTCGTCCCAGCGCTTGGTCAGATGGCGGAGCAGGAATCCGGAGCCCACGCCGGCGGCGAGGAAGAGGAGGGCGAGGAACAGCCCGAGCCACCACGCTCCCGATCCCGCCGCGTGCTGCAGAAGCGGCAGGATGTCGAAGCCGAAGGTGTCGGTGAGGATCATCATGCCGGCGAAGAGGAACGCCGACGACAATAGCAGAAGGAAACCCCTGACGAACATCTTCAGGATCGCCATCGCGTCACACCGTCCGGGCGAGGACGAAGAGGTAGTCGGAAAGGCGGTTGAGATACTTGAGCGACGGATATACGTCGTTCCTGCCGGCGTCGCGGATGAAACGGACGACGGTGCGCTCGGCGCGGCGCGCGACGGCGCGGGCGACGTCGTAGTACGCGCCCGCCTCCGTGGCTTCGCTGCCCGGAAGGTAGAATTTGGCCTGCAGGGGATGCGCCTGGAGGCGCTTCGAGCCTTCCTCCTCGAGCATCCGGACATACTCCTCGCCGACGGTGCGGAGCGATCTGTAGCGCTCGGGGTCGGTCTCGGGATTGGTCGCGACGATCGACCCGATCGCCTGCAGGACCGTCTGGACGGTCTTGACGGTCTCGCACGGCGCCTTGTGCCAGGCGAGGCCGAGGGCGCTCGAGAGTTCGTCGAGGTCGCCGAGGACCTCGAAAAGGAGGGAGTCCTTGGGAAGCGATTCGTTCGAGTAATTCGACGAGACGCCGGTGTCTCCCCGGCGCGTCGTGATCCGCTTCATGTCTTCGACCTTCATGGACGATTCCCCCTTTGACTGCAGGTTCCTTATTTTTATGGTATCACAAATCGATTTACGAATAAAGCATTTGTGATGAAATCGGGAAACGCTCGGGGTGGGATACTGCCGGACGACTCAGACCGCTCTTGCGGTGAGAATGTAGGAAAGCGGGATCCGGAACCGCTCGAGTTCCTTGAAACTGTCGGAGACGTCGACGGGATGCTCGGAAAACGACGCGAGTGAGAAGCGGTTTTTGATCAGCGCCGTCAGGAGCTCCGCGGTCGTGTGCGCGAAACTCGTGAACGTCTTCGACGGATAGTGATCGCCGACCATGTAGTGCATCCCCATCGCATCGACGAAGGGGACGTCGCGGAAGTAGGGCAGGGCGATCCGCTCCGGAAGCGCCGGATCATACTCGTCTTCGCCCGAAACCGCCAGCATGTTGGTGAACGGATGCATCTCGTGGATCAGGAGGATCCCGCCGGGCTTCAGGCAGCGCCTGACGACTTCGAAGAGGTCGTCGAGGCGTTCGATCCAGCAGAGCGCCCCGACCGTCAGGAAGGCGGCGTCGAACCGTCCTTCCCAGGCGCGTCCGACCTTGAGGACGTCGGTTGCGACGAAGGCGCAGTCGATTCCGGTCGCGGCGGCGTGGCGGTTGGCCTGCGCCACCATGTTCTCGGCGATGTCGAAGCCGACGCCGCCCGCGGCGCCGCAGTTCTTGACGACCGAAAGCAGTTCGCGCCCGTTGTTGCACATGAACTGCGCAACCTTGCCGCCCTTCAGGCCGGCGTCCTTCAGGACGGCGACGAACTCCGGGGTCAGGAACGGGAATTCCTCGGTCTTCAGCCGCTCGACGTTGCGTTCGCCGTAGCCTTCGGCCTTGTCGAACGCCTCTTCCCAGGCGGCCTTGTTGCCGCGCACGTAGTTTTTCATGACGATCACCTTCGTTCACGGATTATTGTATCACAGGATACCGAAAAAAAACCACGCCTTCCGGCATGGCTTGATCGTGATCCGTGTGATATGGCCGATGACGCGGCAAGCATGACCCCGTCTAGAAGTCGAAAATCCCATGGGGTCATCTTGAAAACACCTGTTTCATGTCGATCAGGCCCCGATCATATGCCTCTCTGACAATCATGAAGTCTTCGCGTCGATTGAAGTACAACGCGCAGTAGTTCCTTTGCACCTGGGTCCCTTCGAACAGATAGGTCCGCAATGCATTCACGCCTTCGGGGCTGGTGACGAATCCCAAGGCGAAATCGATGCGCTTGGAGTCTGGAATCGTCATGTTCTCATTCAGACGATCCATGATTTCGTCAACTGCGTCGCCAGTTCCCCTTTTTGCCAGCGTGACGAAATCCTCGATTGTCTGTCCTGGCTCGCCTGCCGGTTTCGAAACCATCGCGACCACTCCCTTCATAAGACCGTTGCTTTATCGCCCATCATGAGGCAGGCGTCGACAAAGATCCCCTGCATGAAAAAATCCAGAATCGATGTTTGAAGACTTGAGTCGGAGCGCACGTTTCTCCTGTATTCCTCATTCTGCTGATAATAGACAAGTCCCATGTTGATCAGATGGAATACTTGCCGTTGGTCAAGGTTGCGGCGGATCATACCGCTTCGAAAGCCTTCGTCGACGAGATGGGACAATGCTTTCGTCTGGATGTCCATATAGTCTGCATACTCTCCTGCCAACCGATCGTTGAAATGTTTCAACTCACCACACAACCACAGAAGACGACTGTCGGTAAAATCGCAGATGCATTTCACATAGCTGCCGAACTTCCAAGCCAATGGGCGGTTCGACTCAAGAATGCACCGAAGTGCGGACGATTGACCGGCGATGATGCGCTTGCAGACCTCTTTATACAAGGTGTCCTTATCGGTAAAATACTTGTAGATCGTCACCTTCGAAACATTTGCCTGTTCGGAGATGTCGTCCATCGTCACGCCTTTCATGCCGTGATCCAAAAGCAACGTGATCGAGGCGTCCAGAATACTATCGCTCTTCTTATTCATCCGACTTGTCCGCTTCGAAACGTACGAATCGCTTGATGGTGACATTTTCCCTGAGCCTTGCGATCACTTCCAGGAGAACATCCTGCACGCACCTGGTTGGATCTTTGTAATATGCTTGATTCATCAGAAGGGATTGTCCATAGAAAGCGTGCAGTTCATCCCCCCGAAGTGATTCGATTTCATTGGACGGAACATCGTTCTCCGCGACATATCTCGGTTTCATGGCTGCAATATGCATGGCGACATCCCGTGCAAAATCCTTGAATATCCGTGTCGAGGCTGCGGTGGACGTCTCACAACAAACCTCGACCAAAACCCCGAGCGACAGGTTGTCGTGGACGTAATATGCGATGATGCCGTTTCGCGTGAATCGGGATCTCCGCTTTCGGGCACTCTGAATCGCTTTCGCTTTCAACAGCTCCAGCGCACGGCGACCTTCTCCGTCCGCTTCCTCGAGCGCAGATTTGCAGTCGACGATCTTCGCACCCGTCTGCTCCCGTAGGATTTTGATCATCTCCACGTCAATCATGAAATCACCCCAATAATGTACTATTTACATCATTATAGTACACTTCATGACGATTGTCAATCGGATCGGACCTTTCGACGCGATGAACGTGAGGCACCTTGTCGGCGGGCGGATGGACGATCGACGATTCATGTTCATGTCGACGGATGCGACACGCGGACGCCGATCGCGGAAAAGGTCGAATCATGAAAACGGAACAGACCGAAAGTCCTGTCGGAACCATGGAGCACGATTGGTGGGAAGTAAAGCGAAACATCCCGGATTCAATAAAAAAGGTCTGACACACGATGTGTCAAACCCATGCTTCATCGATGGAGCAAGCGAGGGGAATCGAACCCCCATGTTCAGCTTGGGAAGCTGACATACTGACCGTTGTATTACGCCTGCCTCGAATCCGTATTCCATAAAAAAAAGGGAAAGGCGGACATCTATGATCGATCCGCATGCGCGGATGAATCCCAAGGGTGGTCGGAATGACAGGATTTGAACCTGCGACCTCTTGGCCCCCAGCCAAGCGCTCTACCAAACTAAGCTACATCCCGAGCACCATTTATTATAATCCATACCGTGCGAAAAATCAAAGTGTTTCCATCGAAAATCGACATCGCTCGCGACGGGCGCGCGTGATATAATAATGGGGAACGTCTCCCCGCACGGGAGACATGAAAGGACCCGCACGCATGCACATCCTCTTCCTCGGCGATTCGATCACCGACTGGGGCCGCAGCCGCCCCGACGGGAAGCGTCTCGGCGACGGTTACGTGAAGCTCGTCGCCGACGACCTCCAGTCCCGCCACCCCGACATCGATTTCGACTTCACGAACACCGGCATCTCCGGCGACCGTACGAAGGACATCCTCGAACGCATCCGTCCCGACATGGTCGACCGTCGTCCCGACCTCGTCGTCCTGATGATCGGGATCAACGACGTCTGGCGCCGCTATGACCGAAACGACCCCACCACCCAGGCGCAGTTCTCGAAGAACTACCGCGCCATCCTCGATGCGATTCAGAAGGACGCGAAGGCGAAGGTGATCCTCCTCGAACCGTTCCTCGTCGACGTTCCCGACAAACCCTTCCGACCCGACCTCGCTCCGAAGGTCGCCTCGGTCCGCCTGATCGCGGCGACGCGCCGCCTCCCCCTGATCCGCCTCGACGAACGCTTCCGCCAGGCGGCGAAGGATCGGGCGCCGCTCTTCTACGCCGGCGACGGGATCCATCCGAGCCCCGAAGGCGCGCGCTTCATCGCCGACCTCGTCGTCCCCGAGATCGAAAAGTTCCTGTAAGCAGAAAACCGCCTCCCGACATCCCGGGAGGCGAATTTTTTTAGGAGCGGAACACGAACGACGCCTGGATTCGTTTCAGGAACACGGCCGTCGCGAGCAGGTCCGCCGATCCGCCGAAACTGAGGCCTTCGGCGATGCATTCGGCGGTGAGGGCGGCCATCTTCTCGCGGGCGAAGTCGTCGATCCGCGCAAAGCGCGCGCGGATCTCGTCGTAGCGCCGCTTCGATCCGGCGCGCTTCAGAAGCGTCGTGTCCTCGACCACGCCGATCAGCCGGCAGAGCGCGCGGTGGAGTTCCTCGCGGGTGCAGTTTCCGACATGCCCGACCGCGAGACGGACCGAGGGGAAGCCGCGCGCCGCCTCGAGGCGGGCGCCGCCGATGCGGTTCTCGGCCCAGGCCCTGCGGCCGAAGGTGCCGATCTCCTTCTTGTCGAGTTCGCCGACGAGCGGTTCCGCCATCGTGCTCACGAAATCGTAGACGTCCTCGAAGGAGAGACCGCCGAAGACCGCCTTCCCGGCGGCCGCCGCGGCGAGCCCCATCGAGAAGATCAGTCCCTTGTAGGCGTTGATCCCGCCGGTGACGGAAAACATCGCCCGTTCCGCCTCGAGCCCTTCCTTGCGGGCGCGGGCGAAGATCGCCGCCGGTTGCTCGTCGTCGATCGCGAGCGCGAACATCTCGGCGAGATGCGGCACGATCGCCATTCCGGCCTGCTTCATCATCGCGTAGTCCATGTCCTCGTGCGAACCGCGGGAATGCTTCGTGACCAGACCGAACTTCGGTTCGAGGTCGAGTTCGGCGCGCATCGCGCCGTCGATCAGGGCGGCGGCGAACCTGACGGCGTCGGCGCGGGCGATCCGCTCCATCTCGGCGAGGAGATCCTCCACGGAATGTCTGCCTTCGCGGGCGCACACCGCCGCCGGCTCGTCGCAGAGGAGGCATTTGCGGAGCGCCCCGCGCGTCAGCGCGATTCCGCCCTGCGGATAGACGTCGATGTCGGACAGGCGTCCGAGTGGGGTCTTCTCCTCGAGTCCGACGGCGATCGCCTTGAGCGGTTCGGCGCCGAGTGCGCCGTAGCGGGCGAGGAAGGTCGTCCCGTCGGCGTCGTCGATCCAGCGGGTCTCGTCGGCGTCGAAGGCGAAGCGCGCGGCGAAACGGCCGACGACGTAGCGGGAGATCTTCGTGGTCTTCCGGACGCCCGGGACGTTGGCGCGGACGGAGACGACCGTGCCGCCCCGCCGGAGCATCTCGAGGATCGTGTCTCGGCGCGCTTCACGCGCCTTCAGGATGTCGTCAACGCTTGCCATGGCGGGCCTCCGCGATCGCCCGGAGCAGGGCCCGGTTCGAGACCGGGACGAGTTCGAGCGCAGATTCGATGTGACCGGATTCGATCAGTGTCCGCACGCGCGAAGCGCTGATCGGGGTTCCCCCCGCCTCGAAACGGGGAAGGACGAAGAGACCGTCGCCGAGCGTCTTTGCGAGGATGTCGTTGTAGGCGTTCGTGGTCGGATCCGCCTCGGTCCCGACGTAGCGCGTGCGGATGAAGAGGGAAGGCATGAAGCGGTCACGGAACACGACCGCGTCGAGCAGCGCGTGTTCGCGGTCGCGCTCGTCCATCGTCTTCAGGAAATAGCTCGGGAAGGTCAGACTCGAAACCACGTATTTCGTCGAGGGGACGACAAGGACGTTTCCGATCTCGGCGCAGCCGAGCCGCACCATCGCGATCCGCTCCTCGTAGGAAAAGGTCGAGGCGTCCTCCTCGAGGACGAACACGAGGAAGGCCTGGTGCCGGGCGGCGGCGAAGCGGATCAGCCCCAGGTGGCCGAGGGTCATCGGATTGCAGTTGACGACGATCGCGCCGACGTCGAGGGTCGAGAGCGGCGCGAAGAAAGTGCGTTCGGCGAGCTCCCGGATGCTCTTCAGTTCCTCGTCGAGGGTGGGGAAGCCGTTCTCAAGGATCGCGACCGAACCGGAATCGGCGACGACGGAGAAGTGCATCGACGTAAACAGCGGGACGAAGCGGGACTTCGTGAAGACGAGGCGGCGGTGGATTCCATCCGCGTTCATCCGCGAGAGCAGATCCGTGAGGAGGAGGCCCGCGGCGTCCTCGTCGCGGTGCGCGGAATCGACGGCGAGATGGCTGACGAGCTCCCCGGTCCGCGACACGGTCGCGACGATCCGCCCGTCCTCCTCGAGGTAGAGGGTCTCGTCGACCGTCCGGGGCGGTTTCAGCCCGGAAGCGTCCAAAAGCGCGGCGACGGCCGCGCGTTCTTCTTCGAGGATCGCTTCCCGGATGGGCATGGTATTCCTTCCTTTCGGCCTACTTCGCGCGGACGGCGTCGATGATCGAGCCGTCGCGGTAGCGCACGAGGGCGACGACGCGTCCGTTACGGACGGGGCGGTTCGGAATCCCGGTCATCGCGTGCGCCCGTTCCATCAGGGTACGGATCGGGACGACGTCGAGACCCGAACCCGCGAGTCTTTCCAACAGGTCGGTGCGGCGCGGATGGACGGCGATCCCGCGCTCGGTGACGACGACGTCGACGTCGCGTCCCGGGGTGGTGACGCAGGTCACCCGTTCCATCACGATCGGCAGGCGCGCCTTCACGAGGTTCGTGACGACGACGGTGCAGAAGGCGCCCGCGGCGGTGTCCGCGTGCCCTCCCGAACCGCCGATGATCCGGCCTTCGGAGTCGGTCGTGACGTTCACGTTGAAATCGAGGTCGACCTCGGTGGCGCCGAGGATGACGAAGTCGAGACCGTCGACGACGGGGGCGGGGCGATGGAAGGGGTTGCCGTACTCGGAGGCCGAGATGGCGTGATGATCCTTGTTCTCGCGGATCGACCGGACCGCTTCGAGATCGAAGTCCTGGACGTCCTCAAGGCGCTCCACGAGGCCCTTCTCCAGCATTTCGACATATTGCGCGGTGATTCCGCCGGAGGCGAAACCGCCCTTGACGCCTTTCGTTTCCATGAGCTTGCGGACGGCGGCGGCGACGGCGAGCGAGGTCCCCCCCGCACCCGTCTGCATCGACATCCCGTCTCTGACCATTCCGCAGGCGTCGAGCAGTTTGACGGCGTCGCGGGCGATCTTGAGGCCGACCGGTTCCTTCGTGATCCGGGTCGTCCCCGAGACGATGCCGGCGGGATCGCCGATCGAATC
This portion of the Candidatus Izemoplasmatales bacterium genome encodes:
- a CDS encoding PHB depolymerase family esterase → MHAKRILMALLVPWIVATLAACARTVPAGHLDGLVSRQGLGYELYVPESYDGETELPLLLLLHGGGQTAAAIASLSRMDDYAELRDVVVVYPEQSVEANPGRYWNWFLPENQTRGEGEPEMLADLVREVSDAYRIDRDRIAVAGFSAGGCMAITLGILYPDLFDGIATTGAVAFGVANDAVSANEAIAGTLPAIDQTIDAAYAAMPAEFRRPVRALLFHGDADQRVDFVNLAFATDVLVGLNARIDQTFPIGFSETERIVGEGRLAFTVDIYHGDGAMIQVYAVEGMAHRWPGAPSSETYGDPLAPDFSELALAFLFPAS
- a CDS encoding ATP:cob(I)alamin adenosyltransferase — translated: MKVEDMKRITTRRGDTGVSSNYSNESLPKDSLLFEVLGDLDELSSALGLAWHKAPCETVKTVQTVLQAIGSIVATNPETDPERYRSLRTVGEEYVRMLEEEGSKRLQAHPLQAKFYLPGSEATEAGAYYDVARAVARRAERTVVRFIRDAGRNDVYPSLKYLNRLSDYLFVLARTV
- a CDS encoding class I SAM-dependent methyltransferase, translating into MKNYVRGNKAAWEEAFDKAEGYGERNVERLKTEEFPFLTPEFVAVLKDAGLKGGKVAQFMCNNGRELLSVVKNCGAAGGVGFDIAENMVAQANRHAAATGIDCAFVATDVLKVGRAWEGRFDAAFLTVGALCWIERLDDLFEVVRRCLKPGGILLIHEMHPFTNMLAVSGEDEYDPALPERIALPYFRDVPFVDAMGMHYMVGDHYPSKTFTSFAHTTAELLTALIKNRFSLASFSEHPVDVSDSFKELERFRIPLSYILTARAV
- a CDS encoding TetR/AcrR family transcriptional regulator is translated as MNKKSDSILDASITLLLDHGMKGVTMDDISEQANVSKVTIYKYFTDKDTLYKEVCKRIIAGQSSALRCILESNRPLAWKFGSYVKCICDFTDSRLLWLCGELKHFNDRLAGEYADYMDIQTKALSHLVDEGFRSGMIRRNLDQRQVFHLINMGLVYYQQNEEYRRNVRSDSSLQTSILDFFMQGIFVDACLMMGDKATVL
- a CDS encoding SGNH/GDSL hydrolase family protein encodes the protein MKGPARMHILFLGDSITDWGRSRPDGKRLGDGYVKLVADDLQSRHPDIDFDFTNTGISGDRTKDILERIRPDMVDRRPDLVVLMIGINDVWRRYDRNDPTTQAQFSKNYRAILDAIQKDAKAKVILLEPFLVDVPDKPFRPDLAPKVASVRLIAATRRLPLIRLDERFRQAAKDRAPLFYAGDGIHPSPEGARFIADLVVPEIEKFL
- a CDS encoding triphosphoribosyl-dephospho-CoA synthase, with translation MASVDDILKAREARRDTILEMLRRGGTVVSVRANVPGVRKTTKISRYVVGRFAARFAFDADETRWIDDADGTTFLARYGALGAEPLKAIAVGLEEKTPLGRLSDIDVYPQGGIALTRGALRKCLLCDEPAAVCAREGRHSVEDLLAEMERIARADAVRFAAALIDGAMRAELDLEPKFGLVTKHSRGSHEDMDYAMMKQAGMAIVPHLAEMFALAIDDEQPAAIFARARKEGLEAERAMFSVTGGINAYKGLIFSMGLAAAAAGKAVFGGLSFEDVYDFVSTMAEPLVGELDKKEIGTFGRRAWAENRIGGARLEAARGFPSVRLAVGHVGNCTREELHRALCRLIGVVEDTTLLKRAGSKRRYDEIRARFARIDDFAREKMAALTAECIAEGLSFGGSADLLATAVFLKRIQASFVFRS
- the citF gene encoding citrate lyase subunit alpha; amino-acid sequence: MRNDLGREIPETDRPYRETPAPAASKRIPPKAKVGSPAFPKTLSEAFDILGVRDGMTLSFHHHLRDGDKVLNLALAEIRRRGLKGLTIAASSIFPCHAPLVPLIEDGSVTGIVANYMNGPVADAVCAGKLRNVAIMDTHGGRARAIEAGELPIDVAILAAPTADRRGNATGRVGQSACGSLGYAVPDATFAKKVLLVTDHLVDRAPFADIDGSRVDAVLAVDSIGDPAGIVSGTTRITKEPVGLKIARDAVKLLDACGMVRDGMSMQTGAGGTSLAVAAAVRKLMETKGVKGGFASGGITAQYVEMLEKGLVERLEDVQDFDLEAVRSIRENKDHHAISASEYGNPFHRPAPVVDGLDFVILGATEVDLDFNVNVTTDSEGRIIGGSGGHADTAAGAFCTVVVTNLVKARLPIVMERVTCVTTPGRDVDVVVTERGIAVHPRRTDLLERLAGSGLDVVPIRTLMERAHAMTGIPNRPVRNGRVVALVRYRDGSIIDAVRAK